From one Humulus lupulus chromosome 8, drHumLupu1.1, whole genome shotgun sequence genomic stretch:
- the LOC133797988 gene encoding chloride conductance regulatory protein ICln translates to MAKGIRLFSERVGEGAGQPLLDADNGEELMHFQPGVSIVLANHPSQSPGTLYISSKKIVWLSDVEREKGYAVDFLSLSLHAVSRDPEAYPSPCIYAQIEIGTDEDESEDSDSESNGVLDLSKITEIRLIPSDPNQLDQLFEIFCECAELNPEPIEGGEEEDHNWIFSADQIGNDVAEGEDPDWFTSQTPTNTIGHSNGDHDLARSVLELQINDQRFEDAEEMEHDVDSSSRQ, encoded by the exons atggcgAAAGGAATTAGATTGTTCAGTGAGAGAGTTGGAGAGGGTGCCGGACAACCACTTCTGGATGCCGACAACGGCGAGGAGCTGATGCACTTTCAGCCCGGCGTTTCTATTGTTCTCGCCAATCACCCTTCCCAGTCCCCTGGCACTCTCTATATTTCTTCCAA GAAAATTGTTTGGTTGAGCGATGTTGAGAGGGAAAAAGGGTATGCTGTGGATTTCTTGTCTTTATCACTCCATGCTGTATCCAGGGATCCAGAAGCCTACCCTTCTCCTTGTATATATGCTCAG ATTGAAATAGGAACTGATGAAGACGAGTCTGAGGACTCTGATTCAGAAAGTAATGGTGTCTTAGATTTATCCAAGATTACAGAGATAAGACTTATCCCTTCAGACCCCAATCAAT TGGACCAGCTGTTTGAGATATTCTGCGAGTGTGCAGAGCTTAATCCAGAACCTATAGAAG gaggagaagaagaagaccaCAATTGGATATTCAGTGCTGACCAGATTGGAAATGATGTTGCGG AAGGGGAAGATCCTGATTGGTTTACATCTCAAACTCCCACTAACACAATCGGTCACTCTAACGGGGACCATGACCTAGCACGTTCAGTGCTTGAG CTTCAGATTAACGACCAGCGATTTGAGGATGCAGAAGAAATGGAGCATGATGTCGATAGCAGTAGCCGTCAATGA